The Manihot esculenta cultivar AM560-2 chromosome 1, M.esculenta_v8, whole genome shotgun sequence genome has a window encoding:
- the LOC110616016 gene encoding kiwellin-1, giving the protein MKQAPINFATYLLLLVVLLATSSVLVDGHECKPSGKIKGTKPPKGGRNHGDDSDSCEAGKHYPIYKCSPPVTKHTKATLTINSFEKGGDGGAPSECDGKFHSDHKPVVALSTGWFNNMKRCHKFIKIHGNGRSVKAMVVDECDSTMGCDKDHDFQPPCPNNIVDASKAVWKALGVKESDDRFGFMDVTWSDA; this is encoded by the coding sequence ATGAAGCAAGCTCCCATTAATTTTGCTACTTATCTCCTGCTCTTGGTTGTTCTTCTTGCCACTTCTAGTGTTCTAGTTGATGGGCATGAGTGTAAGCCAAGCGGCAAGATTAAGGGAACGAAGCCTCCAAAGGGTGGAAGAAACCATGGTGATGATTCTGATTCCTGTGAGGCAGGCAAGCATTACCCCATCTACAAGTGCTCACCTCCCGTAACCAAACATACAAAGGCGACTTTAACTATCAACAGCTTTGAGAAAGGTGGCGACGGCGGAGCACCATCGGAATGTGATGGAAAGTTCCACAGCGACCACAAACCGGTGGTGGCATTATCAACTGGGTGGTTCAATAACATGAAGAGATGTCACAAGTTCATCAAAATACATGGAAATGGAAGGAGCGTGAAGGCTATGGTGGTGGATGAGTGTGACTCAACTATGGGATGTGATAAAGATCATGACTTTCAGCCACCATGTCCAAATAATATTGTTGATGCTTCTAAAGCAGTTTGGAAAGCTTTAGGTGTTAAAGAAAGTGACGATAGATTTGGATTTATGGATGTCACTTGGTCTGATGCTTGA
- the LOC110617670 gene encoding kiwellin-1, with the protein MKQAPVNLATYLLLFFVLLASSRVLVDGQKCKPSGKIKGKNPPKGECNKNNDSECCEAGKYYTIYKCSPSVSKHTKATLTVNSFEEGGEGGAPSECDRKYHDDDTPVVALSTGWFNNKKRCHNFIKIHGNGRSVKAMVVDECDSTMGCDKDHDYQPPCSNNIVDASKAVWKALGVKESDDRYGFMDVTWFDA; encoded by the coding sequence ATGAAGCAAGCTCCCGTTAATCTTGCTACTTATCTCCTGCTCTTTTTTGTTCTTCTTGCCAGTTCTCGTGTATTGGTTGATGGGCAAAAGTGTAAGCCAAGTGGTAAGATTAAGGGAAAAAATCCTCCAAAGGGTGAATGCAACAAAAATAATGATTCTGAGTGTTGCGAGGCAGGTAAGTATTATACTATTTATAAGTGCTCGCCTTCTGTATCTAAGCATACAAAGGCAACTTTAACTGTCAACAGCTTTGAGGAAGGTGGCGAAGGTGGTGCACCGTCGGAATGTGATAGAAAGTACCACGACGACGACACACCGGTGGTGGCATTATCAACTGGGTGGTTCAATAACAAGAAGAGGTGTCACAATTTCATCAAAATACATGGAAATGGAAGGAGCGTGAAGGCTATGGTAGTAGATGAGTGTGACTCAACCATGGGATGTGATAAGGATCATGACTACCAGCCACCATGTTCGAATAATATCGTTGATGCCTCTAAAGCAGTTTGGAAAGCTTTAGGTGTTAAAGAAAGTGATGACAGATATGGATTTATGGATGTCACCTGGTTTGATGCTTGA
- the LOC110630827 gene encoding AT-hook motif nuclear-localized protein 5, which translates to MDGREAMALASGSAPYFIHRGGGIVGSGSGSQIGPIHVPPGFRPLSNPNLAAQSNARPGSSGPAFSMEPSNANFAHGINIAVPSGVPVGEPVKKKRGRPRKYAPDGQVSLGLSPMPVKSKPPSGPDPLTPRRGRGRPPGSGRKQQLALLGDWMNASAGVAFSPHVICIGSGEDIVAKLLSFAQQRPRAVCILSGTGTVSSVTLRQPASSGPTVTFEGRFEILCLSGSFLVAEDGGPRNRTGGISASLSSPDGHVIGGAIARLIAAGPVQVVVCSFVHGGSKNKDKQVGRLKLNKDSTSPPGDKSATPKSAIPINQPQNFTPSPMNIWPVSRSVDLRNPHTDIDLTRG; encoded by the exons ATGGATGGAAGAGAAGCCATGGCATTAGCTAGTGGGTCAGCACCATATTTCATTCATAGAGGAGGTGGGATTGTTGGGTCTGGGTCTGGATCTCAAATTGGTCCAATACATGTCCCACCTGGGTTCAGACCCTTGTCAAACCCCAATCTAGCAGCTCAATCAAATGCCAGGCCAGGTTCATCTGGCCCAGCATTTTCAATGGAGCCATCAAATGCAAATTTTGCTCATGGCATTAACATCGCTGTTCCCTCTGGGGTGCCAGTGGGTGAACCAGTCAAGAAGAAGCGAGGGAGGCCCCGAAAATATGCTCCAGATGGGCAAGTTTCTCTTGGATTGTCTCCCATGCCAGTAAAGTCTAAGCCTCCTTCAGGGCCGGATCCACTGACCCCTAGACGGGGCAGAGGGCGTCCACCTGGGAGTGGGAGGAAGCAGCAATTGGCTCTTCTTG GTGACTGGATGAATGCTTCTGCTGGAGTAGCCTTTTCACCACATGTTATATGCATTGGATCAGGAGAG GATATTGTTGCAAAATTACTGTCATTTGCCCAACAGAGGCCTCGGGCAGTTTGCATCTTGTCTGGGACGGGTACTGTTTCTTCAGTAACCTTGCGCCAGCCGGCATCTTCGGGTCCTACTGTCACATTTGAG GGCCGTTTTGAGATACTTTGCTTGTCTGGTTCATTCTTGGTTGCTGAAGATGGTGGCCCTCGCAATCGAACTGGTGGTATTAGTGCTTCTCTTTCTAGTCCCGATGGTCATGTCATTGGTGGTGCAATTGCAAGGCTCATTGCAGCAGGGCCGGTTCAg GTGGTGGTGTGTAGTTTTGTGCATGGAGGTTCTAAGAACAAGGATAAACAGGTAGGCCGCCTCAAACTTAATAAAGACTCCACCTCCCCGCCTGGTGATAAATCAGCTACCCCAAAATCTGCTATCCCCATTAATCAACCCCAAAATTTCACTCCTTCTCCAATGAACATATGGCCGGTTTCGCGATCAGTTGACCTGAGAAACCCGCACACTGATATTGACTTGACGCGAGGATGA
- the LOC110616911 gene encoding probable phospholipid hydroperoxide glutathione peroxidase — MASQSQPKSVHDFAVKDARGNDVDLSIYKGKVLLIVNVASQCGLTNSNYTELTQLYQKYKDQGFEILAFPCNQFGSQEPGTNEEIVEFACTRFKAEYPIFDKIDVNGNNAAPLYKFLKSSKGGIFGDSIKWNFSKFLVDKDGNVVDRYAPTTSPLSIEKDVKKLLGIA, encoded by the exons ATGGCTAGCCAATCCCAACCTAAATCAGTCCATGACTTCGCTGTTaag GATGCCAGGGGAAACGATGTTGATCTCAGCATTTACAAGGGGAAGGTTCTCTTGATTGTTAATGTTGCTTCCCAATG TGGCCTGACTAATTCGAACTACACTGAGCTGACTCAGTTATACCAGAAGTACAAGGATCAAG GCTTTGAGATTCTGGCTTTCCCCTGTAATCAGTTTGGATCTCAGGAGCCAGGGACTAATGAAGAGATTGTGGAGTTTGCTTGTACTCGCTTCAAGGCTGAGTATCCAATATTTGACAAG ATTGATGTGAACGGAAACAATGCTGCTCCTCTTTACAAGTTCTTGAAGTCTAGCAAAGGTGGTATTTTCGGGGACAGCATCAAATGGAACTTTTCCAAGTTCCTGGTTGATAAAGATGGTAATGTTGTTGACCGTTATGCCCCTACCACATCCCCACTCAGCATCGAG AAAGATGTGAAGAAACTGCTGGGGATTGCATGA